AGGTCCCATACCTAACAGTTGACTGAAGTGCTAAATCAAAAAGCTGCACTGTATCTTCATGGGTTAATATAGTTCGACGAAGACGATCATTCTCTCTCACGGCATTTTGCTCATCCTCATGAACACTTCCAATCCGCAAATTAATGATTGAAAAATTGTCTGTCTGTCGAGCCAATAATTGACCAATATTTTCAGAGGCGAATTTTAATACCCCGTAGAGTCCACAAGAATGTGGAAAATCACTCGTATTGATTTCTCTTCCTAAAGATGAAAACCCGTTTTTCTCATAGTAATCGGTAGTATGATTGCTGCTGGCATAGACTACTTTGGGTATTCCTAATGTAATTGCTGCGTGCAACACATAGAAGGATGATATAAAATGAATATTAGTCATATTATGAAAGTTCTGGACATCCTTTAAATCATTTTCTGTTTTAATAGTGAGTAAATTAATAAGGGCATCCGAATCATTTGGAATGCTGTGCAACAGCGTTTCAAAATTCGTTGCATCCACCATTACAAACTCCTCTGACTGTTCAGAAACATTCTTATCAAGGATGACAATTTCGTATTTGTCACGAAGCCCTTTGTATAAAATCGTCCCAATGGTCCCGGCTCCGCCTATTATAGTTACTTTTTTTTTCATTGCTTTTCCTCCGTTAAGCTTGTTTCCTTATTTTTAGAAATGGATAGTTCTTATCTGAAACCTTTTATATCCTTTATTAAATTTACCTTACATAAAAAAAGATATCCCTTTTGTAAAAATAAAAAGATAAATAACCATCAATTTTCTGCAATTTATTCAAAATATTAACTGCAATACACATGGTTAAGAGCTGCACTATTTTTTCTGAGCAGCTCTTTCATTCTTTTACTTATTCTGAAAATAATAATCTATAATTGGATCTGCTTTTTCTTACTTTTTTTCTGCGGTTTTAATTTAGGTAATCTTTCCTAATTTCAGGTGATAAATCCATTTGAATTGGCCCTTCTGGTTGGAAAAATACAAGGATTTTTAGCGATTGAAAGAGAAGAGGAAAGAAGTTAACTATGTGGATTGTGGATAGGAGAGTGGACTTGTTTATAATATTTGCTACAGCTCTGCTCGTTTAGGATAAAATGTAGATGGAATTTATAAATTAATTATGAAACCACTATTTGAAATAACTATCTCCCACATTTTATTATTTAATTCATAAGTATCTAAACCGGGATACATTTTTTTTAGATACTTTTCCTTAACAATGCTTTCAATAAGATATTGATTAAGCTTTTGATTCCATTGTTGAGGATGGGTTACATGATATCCAATTGGATTTAATATTCGTTTTGTTGTTTTATTTTTTGATGCTGGAACACATACCATCCACCAATCCCAAGCGGGTCGTCCCATACAGAGTCCATCATCTTGATAAATATGAGTTAAATTTTTATCAAAAAAGAAATAGTCAACACCATTACTAAGAGTGCCATAGGAATCATTAATATCGTTGACATCCATTCGATGTCCATAAACAAGACTGTCCAATGCTTCTTCGTAAATAATGTTTACGATACCCTGCTTTACATCCTTAAAGTGGATATCAGAATTAATTATTCCAACAACCTTATAATCTGTACTTTTTAGATATTTCATAAAATCATAGATATAAATATATGGTTTTCCGTATTTTTCTTTAGCACTTCTATCGACTACATGGAACTGGATATCGGGGAAATATGGTTTAAGTATGTCTACTTCTTCTTTGGTATTCAAAGAAACGACATTCAAACCTGCATTCAACCATGTATTTATGGCACTTTTTTGTATTTCTATCCTATTTGGTCCAATAGAAGTTGCAACTAAAATAGGTTTGAGTTTTTTTGTTTTTTTATATTTTGTCAAGTAACTCACCATTCTCCTTTTCATATTCTGTGGGTCAGTTAGTTCGTCCTCATATTAAGCAGAAAAAGGAATATTTTTTTTAGTCCTCTTCATGATTTATAAATATTTTTCAAATCCATTTTTCTTAAGCATTCCAACAAGAGATTTTACGTCCTGGGCCCTTTCTTTCGGACAAACAATAATGATTCCATCGATCTCGACTATAATCATATCACTAATCCCTATCGTGGTTATTAGACTATCGAGACTATAGATAGTGGAATTTTC
This genomic stretch from Neobacillus niacini harbors:
- a CDS encoding NAD-dependent epimerase/dehydratase family protein, producing the protein MKKKVTIIGGAGTIGTILYKGLRDKYEIVILDKNVSEQSEEFVMVDATNFETLLHSIPNDSDALINLLTIKTENDLKDVQNFHNMTNIHFISSFYVLHAAITLGIPKVVYASSNHTTDYYEKNGFSSLGREINTSDFPHSCGLYGVLKFASENIGQLLARQTDNFSIINLRIGSVHEDEQNAVRENDRLRRTILTHEDTVQLFDLALQSTVRYGTYYGVSDNPSKPWSTENAMRELGFVSKVNSEEVLKQTYRN